The following proteins are co-located in the Paludibaculum fermentans genome:
- the tpx gene encoding thiol peroxidase, producing MPRTTSFKGMPLELAGPELKVGDPAPDFDAVDKSLQPISLESTSGVRVFSVVPSLDTPVCDMQTKKFNDEAGKLPNIGFYTISVDLPFAQNRWCNSFGVDNVKMISDHKFASFGENYGTLIKDWRVESRAIFVIDKDNKIQHVEYVPEVAEHPDYDTALAKAKELAG from the coding sequence ATGCCCCGTACAACTAGTTTTAAGGGAATGCCGCTGGAACTGGCCGGACCTGAGCTGAAGGTGGGCGATCCAGCGCCTGACTTCGATGCCGTGGACAAGTCGCTGCAGCCCATCTCGCTGGAATCCACCTCCGGTGTGCGCGTTTTCAGCGTAGTCCCCTCGCTGGACACTCCGGTCTGCGACATGCAGACCAAAAAGTTCAATGACGAGGCGGGTAAGCTGCCGAACATCGGCTTCTACACCATCAGCGTCGATCTGCCGTTCGCCCAGAATCGCTGGTGCAACAGTTTCGGCGTGGATAACGTGAAAATGATCAGCGACCACAAGTTCGCCAGCTTCGGTGAGAACTATGGCACGTTGATCAAGGATTGGCGCGTAGAGTCGCGGGCGATCTTCGTCATCGACAAGGACAACAAGATCCAGCACGTGGAGTATGTGCCGGAAGTAGCAGAGCATCCCGACTACGACACGGCGCTGGCCAAAGCCAAGGAACTGGCTGGCTAG
- a CDS encoding flavin reductase family protein: protein MSSQRLHTSAAEVVKLDPNLFRRACGAFATGITVATVLGRDGKPHGLTANSFSSVSLDPPLVLICVAHKAATHGPFASASSFVINILGSEQKDLSIRFASSHPNRFEGLDWTLGEVGAPVLTDSLAVIQCETKRKIAAGDHTIFLGEVRKVDVREGKPLLYYAGNYVETK from the coding sequence TTGTCAAGCCAACGCTTACACACTTCTGCGGCGGAAGTCGTCAAACTGGACCCCAACCTGTTCCGGCGCGCTTGCGGTGCGTTCGCCACCGGCATCACCGTCGCCACGGTCCTCGGACGCGACGGCAAGCCGCACGGGCTGACCGCCAATTCCTTCTCCTCAGTTTCGCTCGACCCGCCGCTGGTGCTCATCTGCGTGGCGCACAAGGCCGCGACCCACGGCCCATTCGCCAGCGCTTCTTCTTTTGTAATCAATATCTTGGGATCTGAGCAAAAGGACCTTTCCATCCGCTTTGCATCCTCCCATCCCAACCGCTTTGAGGGCCTCGACTGGACCCTCGGCGAAGTGGGCGCACCGGTCCTCACCGATAGCCTGGCTGTGATTCAGTGCGAGACGAAGCGCAAAATCGCAGCCGGAGATCACACAATTTTCCTGGGAGAAGTGCGAAAAGTGGACGTTCGCGAGGGGAAACCGCTGCTCTACTACGCCGGAAACTACGTCGAAACGAAGTAG
- a CDS encoding HU family DNA-binding protein codes for MIKLDIVNEVVNRTGITKTKAEMAVETVFESMKRALAQGERIELRGFGIFNVRPRKTGIGRNPRTGAEVAIPPGKAVRFKPGKELQSLE; via the coding sequence TTGATCAAGCTGGACATCGTCAACGAGGTTGTCAACCGGACCGGCATCACCAAAACGAAAGCCGAAATGGCTGTCGAAACCGTGTTTGAGTCTATGAAGCGAGCCCTGGCCCAGGGCGAGCGCATCGAGCTCCGCGGCTTTGGTATTTTCAACGTCCGGCCGCGCAAGACCGGTATCGGCCGTAACCCGCGCACTGGCGCCGAGGTAGCCATTCCTCCGGGAAAGGCTGTCCGCTTCAAGCCGGGCAAGGAGTTGCAGTCGCTGGAATAG
- a CDS encoding site-2 protease family protein gives MWLHVLLFLLTALTTTTLGARLAFNFTHNLPPFDLEHDLMVFLQVFRNPAILSDGLPYSVTLLLILTAHEFGHWFACMYHGIDASLPFFLPAPTFIGTFGAFIRFRSAVKGRQELFDVGVAGPLAGFAFAIPAMGIGLALSKVVPGIGTQGEMQLGTPLLMRLIELWLFPGAAAADVYLHPVARAAWVGLLATALNLLPVGQLDGGHIVYACFGEKHSKVSLAVIAMLVPLGFIYWPWWFWAVILFFWGRRHFTVFESGPLGRGRWQLLALTLLIFVLSFIPAPVLYNSDQTFLP, from the coding sequence TTGTGGCTCCACGTCCTGTTGTTCCTGCTGACAGCTCTCACCACGACGACGCTGGGCGCCCGCCTGGCCTTCAACTTCACCCACAATCTGCCGCCTTTTGACCTGGAACATGACCTGATGGTCTTCCTCCAGGTCTTCCGCAATCCAGCGATCCTCAGCGACGGATTGCCGTACTCCGTCACCCTGCTGCTGATCCTGACTGCGCATGAGTTCGGCCACTGGTTCGCCTGCATGTATCACGGCATCGACGCCAGCCTGCCATTCTTCCTGCCCGCGCCCACCTTCATCGGTACCTTCGGCGCGTTCATCCGGTTCCGGTCGGCTGTGAAGGGCCGCCAGGAACTCTTTGATGTCGGCGTGGCCGGACCGCTGGCCGGGTTTGCTTTCGCGATTCCCGCCATGGGCATCGGGCTGGCGTTGTCGAAAGTGGTGCCTGGCATCGGGACGCAGGGCGAGATGCAGTTGGGAACCCCGCTGCTGATGCGGCTCATCGAACTCTGGCTGTTTCCCGGCGCGGCGGCGGCGGATGTCTACCTGCATCCGGTGGCGCGCGCGGCTTGGGTGGGTTTGCTCGCCACGGCGCTCAACCTGCTGCCAGTGGGCCAGTTGGATGGCGGGCACATTGTGTACGCGTGCTTTGGGGAGAAGCACTCCAAGGTCTCGCTGGCCGTGATCGCCATGCTGGTGCCGTTGGGGTTCATCTACTGGCCGTGGTGGTTCTGGGCCGTGATCCTGTTCTTCTGGGGCCGCCGCCATTTCACCGTCTTTGAATCTGGACCTTTGGGTCGTGGACGCTGGCAGCTGTTGGCCCTGACCCTGCTGATCTTCGTACTGTCTTTCATCCCCGCGCCTGTTCTGTACAATAGCGATCAGACGTTCTTGCCCTAA
- a CDS encoding glycosyltransferase family 2 protein encodes MKISATIITYNEERNLPRAIESLRCCDEILIVDSGSTDRTVEIAGKFGARVIEANWRGYAGQKNYASEQATYDWILSIDADEALSEDLEGEIWQLKKNGVEYDAYTFPRLAQYLGKWILYSGWYPDRKIRLFDRRKSEWVGDYVHESVVSTGRVGTLQGNLLHYTCGSLSEHLKTMDRYTTLAAEELVYRKKPVRYRHLLVDPVWTFFKTYVLQRGFLDGVEGLAIAYMASLYTFLKYAKARFMSWGR; translated from the coding sequence ATGAAGATTTCGGCGACCATCATCACCTACAACGAGGAGCGGAACCTGCCGCGGGCGATCGAGAGCCTGCGGTGCTGCGACGAGATTCTTATCGTCGATTCCGGCTCGACCGACCGCACGGTGGAGATTGCCGGGAAGTTCGGTGCGCGCGTAATCGAAGCCAATTGGCGAGGCTATGCGGGGCAGAAGAACTATGCGTCGGAGCAGGCTACGTACGACTGGATTCTCTCCATCGATGCCGATGAGGCGCTGAGCGAGGATCTGGAAGGCGAGATCTGGCAACTGAAGAAGAACGGCGTGGAGTACGACGCCTACACGTTCCCACGGCTGGCGCAGTATCTGGGGAAGTGGATCCTGTACTCGGGCTGGTATCCGGACCGCAAGATCCGACTGTTCGACCGCCGCAAGTCCGAGTGGGTGGGCGACTATGTGCACGAGTCGGTCGTCAGTACCGGGCGAGTCGGTACGTTGCAGGGCAACCTGCTGCACTACACCTGTGGATCCCTAAGCGAGCACCTGAAGACGATGGACCGCTACACCACACTGGCGGCCGAGGAACTGGTGTATCGCAAGAAGCCGGTGCGCTACCGCCACCTGCTGGTGGATCCGGTGTGGACCTTCTTCAAAACATACGTCCTGCAGCGCGGGTTCCTGGATGGCGTCGAGGGACTGGCCATTGCTTACATGGCTTCGTTGTACACGTTTCTGAAGTACGCCAAGGCCCGCTTCATGAGTTGGGGGCGCTGA
- a CDS encoding glycosyltransferase family 4 protein — MPAPRVLHLDTGLTMRGGQYQVLQLLKGLKDGARLLAPEGSPLLEAARKLGVPAGPIDWRAVRAGSREADLIHCHDARSHTWAALRSRCPFVVSRRVAFPVKKGLPSWWKYRRAAHFLAISEAVKGTLLEAGVGPERISVVYDCTPIPERASDRTGGVVGIESDDPGKGGALLRQTGLEIQFSRDLAVDFATARVFVYVTDMEGLGSAALLAMAHGVPVVASNVGGLPEIVRHEETGLLVRNSAGEVAAAVRRILNEPGLADRLAAAGRALVESRFTMERMAADTLAVYRKVLN, encoded by the coding sequence ATGCCGGCGCCGCGCGTGCTGCACCTCGACACCGGGCTGACGATGCGGGGTGGGCAATACCAGGTCCTGCAACTGCTCAAAGGTTTGAAAGACGGGGCACGGCTGCTGGCACCGGAGGGCAGTCCGCTGCTGGAGGCGGCCCGAAAGCTGGGCGTTCCGGCCGGGCCGATCGATTGGCGCGCGGTGCGGGCCGGGTCGAGGGAAGCCGACTTGATCCACTGTCACGATGCGCGGTCTCATACCTGGGCGGCACTGCGCTCGCGGTGCCCGTTCGTGGTCAGCCGCCGGGTGGCCTTCCCCGTGAAGAAGGGCTTGCCGTCGTGGTGGAAGTACAGGCGGGCGGCGCACTTCCTGGCGATCAGCGAGGCGGTGAAGGGGACGCTGCTAGAGGCCGGAGTCGGACCGGAACGGATCAGTGTCGTGTACGACTGCACGCCCATTCCGGAGAGAGCCAGCGACCGGACCGGCGGCGTAGTGGGCATCGAGTCTGACGATCCGGGCAAGGGAGGGGCGCTGCTGCGGCAGACAGGCCTGGAGATTCAATTCAGCCGGGATCTGGCCGTCGATTTCGCCACGGCCCGCGTCTTTGTCTACGTGACTGATATGGAAGGGCTGGGGTCGGCCGCACTGCTGGCAATGGCGCATGGGGTACCCGTGGTGGCGAGCAATGTCGGCGGATTGCCGGAGATCGTCCGGCACGAGGAGACCGGTTTGCTGGTGCGGAATTCCGCCGGAGAGGTGGCCGCCGCGGTGCGGCGGATCCTGAATGAGCCCGGCCTGGCGGACCGGTTGGCTGCCGCCGGCCGCGCGCTGGTGGAGTCGCGGTTTACCATGGAGCGCATGGCGGCCGATACGCTTGCGGTCTACCGGAAGGTCCTGAATTGA
- a CDS encoding prepilin peptidase, translating into MSEAFLYTILAGLFGLLIGSFLNVCISRLPDDYSIDEPRSQCPRCGKMIQWYDNIPVLSFVVLGGKGRCCREPISFRYPLVELITGLLFAAAVYRLGAGWAAVKWCLFIAILIELIFSDLESRILPDEFTKWGVALGVMMSPVVALPNGIIPAMLSVYYPAGSGSLASFLNSGLSALLLSGGLWFLGWGYEKIRGREGLGFGDVKMVAMMGSFLGLETALVGLMAGSLLGTVLGLAWIKLKGANSDSYELPFGSFLGVGALVAAILSL; encoded by the coding sequence TTGAGCGAAGCATTCCTGTATACGATTCTGGCGGGGCTGTTCGGGCTGCTGATTGGCAGTTTCCTGAACGTCTGCATCAGCCGGTTGCCGGACGATTACTCCATTGACGAGCCTCGGTCGCAATGCCCGCGCTGCGGAAAGATGATCCAGTGGTACGACAACATCCCCGTACTGAGCTTTGTGGTGTTGGGCGGGAAGGGCCGCTGCTGCCGCGAGCCGATCTCGTTCCGCTACCCGTTGGTTGAACTGATTACGGGCCTGCTGTTTGCCGCGGCAGTCTACCGCCTGGGGGCAGGGTGGGCGGCGGTGAAGTGGTGCCTTTTCATCGCGATCCTGATCGAGCTGATCTTCTCCGACCTGGAGAGCCGGATCCTGCCCGATGAGTTCACGAAGTGGGGCGTCGCCCTGGGTGTGATGATGTCGCCCGTTGTGGCGCTGCCTAACGGGATCATTCCGGCGATGCTCTCGGTCTACTATCCCGCGGGCAGCGGTTCACTGGCTTCGTTTCTGAATTCGGGGTTGTCGGCGCTGCTGTTGTCGGGCGGGCTATGGTTCCTGGGCTGGGGCTACGAGAAGATCCGGGGCAGGGAAGGCCTGGGCTTCGGCGACGTGAAAATGGTGGCGATGATGGGTTCGTTCCTGGGCTTGGAGACGGCGCTGGTGGGGCTGATGGCCGGGTCGCTGCTTGGGACTGTTCTCGGGCTGGCCTGGATTAAGCTAAAGGGCGCAAATTCCGACAGTTACGAGCTGCCGTTCGGCTCATTCCTCGGCGTGGGCGCGCTGGTGGCTGCCATTCTCAGCCTGTAA
- a CDS encoding isoprenyl transferase, translating to MQALLQTLKPGSPEWVLARSLDPARLPSHIGVIMDGNGRWANSRSLPRAAGHKAGVEPVRMTVETCARLNVHSLTLYAFSVENWKRPRTEVETLWRLLRYYLRKEVAHLMQNNIRLRAIGRLDELSSEIRKELDAAIATTAGNSGLILNLAINYGGRTEIVDAVNRIIDEARRAGRLDDLKVDEDSLGNHLYTAGQPEPDLLIRTSGEMRISNFLLWQIAYAELYVTETYWPDFNRIALLEALKAYQKRDRRFGGIRQAPVPPAADEPVLEAVSLPTR from the coding sequence ATGCAGGCGCTACTGCAGACGCTAAAGCCGGGCTCGCCCGAATGGGTACTAGCGCGGTCGCTGGATCCGGCGCGTCTTCCCTCACATATCGGAGTGATCATGGACGGCAACGGCCGGTGGGCCAACAGCCGCAGCCTGCCGCGTGCGGCCGGGCATAAGGCCGGGGTCGAACCGGTGCGCATGACGGTGGAGACCTGTGCGCGGCTCAATGTCCACAGCCTGACGCTTTATGCGTTTTCCGTGGAGAACTGGAAGCGCCCGCGCACCGAGGTGGAGACACTCTGGCGACTGCTGCGCTACTACCTGCGGAAGGAAGTGGCGCACCTGATGCAGAACAACATCCGGCTGCGGGCGATTGGACGGCTGGATGAGCTTTCGAGCGAGATCCGGAAGGAACTGGACGCGGCGATTGCGACGACCGCGGGCAACAGCGGCCTGATCCTGAACCTGGCGATCAATTACGGCGGCAGGACCGAGATTGTGGATGCGGTAAACCGCATCATTGACGAAGCCAGGCGGGCGGGGCGCCTGGACGACCTGAAGGTAGACGAGGACTCCCTCGGCAACCACCTGTATACGGCCGGGCAGCCCGAGCCCGACCTGCTGATCCGTACCTCCGGCGAAATGCGGATCTCGAACTTCCTGCTTTGGCAGATTGCCTACGCCGAGCTCTATGTTACGGAGACTTACTGGCCGGATTTCAATCGGATCGCGCTGCTGGAAGCCTTGAAGGCGTACCAGAAACGCGACCGCCGCTTCGGGGGCATTCGCCAGGCGCCGGTTCCACCGGCCGCCGACGAACCCGTGTTGGAAGCCGTCAGCTTACCCACTCGATGA
- a CDS encoding phosphatidate cytidylyltransferase, whose protein sequence is MKRLLTGLIITPFFFYAVVFAPDWFFLAVLAIVGCLCYYEYQGIAGAHFPGTGPDPRHSPIGYLAGLLLLVLPNNESLYLTLFALLAWVLAMRRRQLPQVLPIAAMTVLGVLYIFGAWRCAVFLHGRSPWWMLFGIAINWVGDTFAFYFGKNFGRHKLAPSISPGKSWEGTIASTISSMALGALFLHWKFPEVAVGPALVLCLAANVAGQVGDLCESAIKRGAGVKDSGNLLPGHGGWLDRVDSSLFSVPVVYWLLQQRWILP, encoded by the coding sequence ATGAAGCGGCTTCTCACTGGTCTGATCATTACCCCGTTCTTCTTCTATGCCGTCGTTTTCGCTCCGGACTGGTTCTTCCTGGCGGTCCTGGCGATTGTCGGCTGCCTCTGCTACTACGAATACCAGGGCATAGCCGGCGCGCACTTTCCCGGCACTGGTCCGGATCCGCGGCACAGCCCCATCGGGTACCTGGCCGGCCTGCTGCTGCTCGTGCTGCCCAACAACGAGTCGCTGTACCTGACATTGTTCGCGCTGCTGGCCTGGGTTCTGGCCATGCGGCGGCGGCAACTGCCGCAGGTTCTGCCGATTGCGGCGATGACCGTGTTGGGCGTGCTGTACATATTCGGAGCGTGGCGCTGCGCGGTGTTCCTGCATGGCCGGAGCCCCTGGTGGATGCTGTTTGGGATCGCCATCAATTGGGTTGGCGACACGTTCGCCTTTTATTTCGGCAAGAACTTCGGGCGTCACAAGCTGGCGCCGTCGATCAGTCCCGGTAAGTCATGGGAAGGGACGATCGCTTCCACGATCTCTTCGATGGCCCTGGGCGCTCTGTTCCTGCACTGGAAGTTTCCCGAGGTGGCCGTGGGGCCGGCCCTGGTGCTGTGCCTGGCGGCCAACGTGGCCGGGCAGGTGGGCGATTTGTGCGAGTCGGCCATCAAGCGCGGAGCGGGCGTGAAAGACAGCGGCAACCTGCTGCCCGGTCATGGCGGCTGGCTGGACAGGGTCGATTCCAGCCTGTTTTCGGTGCCTGTGGTTTACTGGTTGTTACAGCAGCGATGGATTCTCCCCTGA
- a CDS encoding HD domain-containing protein, with protein sequence MDSPLIFFAIQFAAAAHSGQYRKGTNVPYLIHPMRAAATLLEAGCPEKLAVAAILHDTVEDCFVTYQQIEALFGAEVADLVRGASEPEKAASWEQRKQHTIELLATAGEDLLLVAIADKIDNIRSIREDIEKRGDHAWTRFRRGREQQRWYYESLAAVFSARLTGAPGAGLATLFRTEVQAVFG encoded by the coding sequence ATGGATTCTCCCCTGATCTTTTTCGCCATCCAGTTTGCGGCGGCAGCGCATTCGGGACAGTATCGGAAGGGTACCAATGTTCCGTATCTGATTCACCCCATGCGTGCGGCGGCCACCCTGCTGGAAGCGGGGTGTCCTGAGAAGCTTGCTGTGGCGGCGATCCTGCATGACACGGTGGAGGACTGTTTCGTCACCTACCAGCAGATAGAGGCACTTTTCGGCGCCGAGGTGGCGGACCTGGTGCGCGGGGCGAGCGAACCGGAAAAGGCAGCTTCGTGGGAGCAGCGCAAGCAGCACACGATCGAATTGCTGGCGACGGCGGGCGAAGATCTGCTGCTGGTGGCCATCGCCGACAAAATAGACAATATCCGCTCAATCCGTGAGGATATTGAGAAGCGGGGCGATCATGCCTGGACGCGGTTTCGGCGGGGCCGCGAACAGCAGCGGTGGTATTACGAGTCGCTGGCGGCGGTCTTCAGCGCACGGCTGACGGGTGCGCCGGGCGCGGGATTGGCCACGTTGTTCCGCACTGAGGTGCAGGCTGTATTCGGATAG
- a CDS encoding TonB-dependent receptor gives MRLLLFLCALSVCLLAQSPLGTVTGLAVDPSGAPIPSATVVLTNEATGVRVETATNSTGNYLFPNLAPGSYKLAAEAKGFRKLEAAGLSLAAFRTLRQDLHFALESSSAEVTVAESASPVIQTESPSVSFGLSKQQIQELPSNLRSVYNNSGDSGLIANLMPLTVPGVVQMGSGAYWMVPGGGPNGLKLKVDGIETNFGNFGSPDPVSQPSMEAVEEFTANLTTNRAEFGGLGTVTTVTKSGTNQYHGDLFWYGKNAALDARNPFLTARPFQNIHDFGFSAGGPLRKDKTFAFLTFEEIRGVRSYPFTSSVPTLAQRGGQFNAAVRDPFANNAPFTDNKIPVSRLTPEALKAQALLYPLPNFGDASLTAGNYRAAFNGPEVHHLFETRIDHNFTSAHSAFLRYQWKYDDYDIPGARGQLPPVTEGTSKNLRQMNFVSFGDIWTVSPTLFNEFRAGLVALESKSSADVKGQSLLDQIGITGLPVRSGAPGVPNFAVTGLSTYTQSLLNPVVDNHWQLADNITKIAGRHTFKAGAEMVHWMVNKHVTSNAALFGNFSFQNRYTGQPYGDFLLGLPTTVTRLDPYAAQYFRWTDASFYVQDDFKLNARLSLNYGIRYEYNQPASARGDNFYNFDVATGAAVLPTSAARSLVSPYYPSTLPIITADSIGLGRSLRTSDNNNWAPRAGFSYRVDNSGKTVIRGGAGIYYGHYSVGALGGQIAGPFAVSTTSNNAFANGAPLFTLAQPFAAPGSAGTLNLNGLASDLKNTYSLQYSFTLERELSRDFGLRLSYIGSKGTQLPYMRNINQPRASSVAFAQSRRPYPIYNNVVFAENGANNSYQGLQTGITKRMSRGLQFNSTWVWAKELSEVDDTNNAEINTQIEDAYDRRRDRADVYSIPRHQWMNQALWELPLGKGKLLGGWQLNALINFSTGNWLNPQFSGSDPSNTNNVGGRPDAISAVSYPGTLGAWFDRTTFAVPTAGRFGNAARNSVEGPGYVVFNAGVMKKVRFEKAGEVQIGASFQNLLNHVNYGQPNMTVNNANGGVITSTHVFLPAGSPRQGQLNLRWKF, from the coding sequence ATGCGTCTTCTTCTTTTCCTGTGCGCTCTCAGTGTATGTCTACTGGCCCAGTCGCCATTGGGCACCGTAACAGGCCTGGCCGTCGACCCTAGCGGCGCTCCTATCCCCAGCGCTACCGTGGTGTTAACTAACGAGGCCACCGGCGTCCGCGTCGAGACCGCCACCAACAGCACCGGCAATTATCTCTTCCCGAACCTGGCCCCCGGCTCCTACAAACTCGCCGCCGAGGCCAAGGGCTTCCGCAAACTGGAAGCCGCCGGACTCTCGCTGGCCGCGTTCCGTACCCTGCGCCAGGACCTGCACTTCGCACTCGAATCGTCGTCGGCTGAAGTCACCGTCGCCGAATCCGCCTCGCCCGTCATTCAGACCGAGTCGCCCAGCGTCTCCTTCGGCCTCTCGAAGCAGCAGATCCAGGAACTGCCCTCCAATCTGCGCAGCGTCTACAACAACTCCGGCGACTCCGGCCTCATCGCCAACCTCATGCCCCTCACCGTGCCCGGTGTCGTCCAGATGGGCAGCGGAGCCTATTGGATGGTGCCCGGCGGCGGCCCCAACGGCCTGAAGCTCAAGGTCGACGGAATCGAAACCAACTTCGGCAACTTCGGCAGCCCGGACCCCGTCTCCCAGCCCTCCATGGAAGCCGTTGAGGAGTTCACCGCCAACCTCACCACCAACCGAGCCGAATTTGGCGGCCTCGGCACGGTCACCACGGTGACCAAGTCCGGCACGAATCAGTATCACGGCGACCTCTTCTGGTACGGCAAGAACGCCGCGCTCGACGCCCGCAACCCCTTCCTCACCGCCCGCCCGTTCCAGAACATCCACGACTTCGGCTTCAGCGCCGGCGGCCCTCTCCGCAAGGATAAGACCTTTGCTTTCCTCACGTTTGAGGAGATCCGCGGCGTCCGTAGCTACCCCTTCACCTCCAGCGTCCCCACGCTCGCCCAGCGCGGCGGGCAGTTTAACGCCGCCGTCCGCGACCCCTTCGCCAACAACGCGCCCTTCACCGACAACAAGATCCCCGTCAGCCGCCTGACGCCGGAAGCCCTGAAGGCCCAGGCGCTGCTCTACCCGCTGCCCAACTTCGGCGACGCTTCACTCACCGCCGGCAACTACCGCGCGGCCTTCAACGGCCCGGAAGTCCATCACCTCTTCGAAACCCGCATCGACCACAACTTCACCAGCGCCCACTCCGCCTTCCTGCGCTACCAGTGGAAGTACGACGACTACGACATCCCCGGCGCCCGCGGCCAGCTGCCACCCGTCACCGAAGGCACTTCCAAGAACCTGCGCCAGATGAACTTCGTCAGCTTCGGGGACATCTGGACCGTCAGCCCCACTCTATTCAATGAGTTCCGCGCCGGCCTGGTCGCGCTGGAATCAAAATCGTCCGCCGACGTGAAGGGCCAGAGCCTGCTCGACCAGATCGGCATCACCGGCCTGCCTGTCCGCTCCGGAGCTCCTGGTGTACCGAACTTCGCCGTCACCGGCCTCAGCACCTACACCCAGAGCCTGCTGAACCCCGTGGTCGACAATCACTGGCAGCTCGCCGACAACATCACCAAGATCGCCGGCCGCCACACCTTCAAGGCCGGAGCCGAGATGGTGCACTGGATGGTGAACAAGCACGTCACTTCGAACGCCGCCCTGTTCGGCAACTTCTCGTTCCAGAACCGCTACACCGGCCAGCCCTACGGCGACTTCCTGCTGGGCCTGCCCACCACCGTCACCCGCCTCGACCCCTACGCCGCCCAGTACTTCCGCTGGACCGATGCTTCGTTCTACGTCCAGGACGACTTCAAACTCAACGCGCGCCTCAGCCTGAACTACGGCATCCGCTACGAGTACAACCAGCCCGCCTCGGCCCGCGGCGACAACTTCTACAACTTCGACGTCGCCACCGGCGCGGCCGTGCTGCCGACCTCCGCCGCGCGCAGCCTCGTCAGCCCCTACTACCCCTCCACCCTGCCCATCATCACCGCCGACAGCATCGGCCTGGGCCGCTCGCTGCGCACTTCCGACAACAACAACTGGGCCCCGCGCGCCGGCTTCTCCTACCGCGTCGACAACTCGGGCAAAACCGTCATCCGCGGCGGCGCCGGCATCTACTACGGCCACTACTCCGTCGGCGCTCTTGGCGGCCAGATCGCCGGCCCCTTCGCCGTCTCCACCACCAGTAACAACGCCTTCGCCAACGGAGCCCCGCTGTTCACCCTGGCCCAGCCCTTTGCCGCCCCCGGCAGCGCCGGCACGCTGAATCTGAACGGCTTGGCGTCAGACCTCAAGAACACCTACTCGCTGCAGTATTCGTTCACGCTCGAGCGTGAACTGTCCCGCGACTTCGGCCTGCGCCTCAGCTACATCGGCTCCAAGGGCACGCAACTGCCCTACATGCGCAACATCAATCAGCCCCGCGCCTCGTCCGTGGCCTTCGCCCAGTCGCGCCGCCCCTACCCCATCTACAACAACGTGGTCTTTGCGGAAAACGGAGCCAATAACAGCTACCAGGGCCTCCAGACCGGCATCACCAAGCGCATGTCACGCGGCCTGCAGTTCAACTCCACCTGGGTCTGGGCCAAGGAGCTCAGCGAAGTGGACGACACCAACAACGCCGAGATCAACACCCAGATCGAGGACGCCTACGACCGCCGCCGCGACCGCGCCGATGTCTACTCCATCCCCCGCCACCAGTGGATGAACCAGGCCTTGTGGGAACTCCCCCTGGGCAAGGGCAAGCTCCTGGGCGGCTGGCAGCTCAATGCGCTCATTAACTTCAGCACCGGCAACTGGTTGAACCCGCAGTTCTCCGGCAGCGACCCGTCCAACACCAACAATGTCGGCGGCCGCCCCGATGCCATCAGCGCCGTCAGCTACCCGGGGACGCTCGGCGCCTGGTTCGACCGCACAACGTTCGCGGTGCCCACTGCCGGCCGCTTCGGCAACGCCGCCCGCAACTCTGTCGAAGGACCCGGCTATGTGGTGTTCAACGCAGGGGTGATGAAGAAGGTGAGGTTTGAAAAGGCGGGCGAAGTGCAGATCGGGGCTTCGTTCCAGAACCTGCTGAACCACGTCAACTACGGCCAGCCCAACATGACCGTGAACAACGCCAACGGCGGCGTCATCACCAGCACCCACGTCTTCCTGCCGGCCGGTTCACCGCGCCAGGGCCAGTTGAATCTGCGCTGGAAGTTTTAG